The Pyricularia oryzae 70-15 chromosome 5, whole genome shotgun sequence genome includes a region encoding these proteins:
- a CDS encoding squalene-hopene cyclase, with amino-acid sequence MTATSDDNNPLFKESCQALDHATEFARDTLVNKEHWCGWVLSNVTVTAEWIFLQYILGLEMSNEDRRGFLKHFTSSQRPDGSWSLATQTTTGGELSCTIEAYLALKILGVSPEEDYMVRARDYVRSHGGAEKMRMLSRFHLAMFGLIPWAAVPQMPPELIFMPSWSLVNIYKFSSWARCNIVGLCMLRVHEPLYALPNGKQLDNDYLDELWLDPYHKAIPYTVPYLQLMQTSPLGVLFQLGDLFLWLLSFLGFWFLRRWAVSSSIQWTLDHQEPSGDWGGIYPPMHHNILALMLEGWSQDDPVIQRGIGACQRFLAEDPAHGKWMQPSVSPVWDTFLMIRAVADAKTTDDADKLLVKPVDWVLAQQIDDDHIGDWRIYRPDIPAGGFAFEYFNKWYPDVDDTAVGVVALMRHDPSLVNDDRILKAAAWTLGMQNRDFGWAAFDADNNAFYLHATPFSDMDSLTDSSTPDVTGHVLEMLGLMYRLERQGRVKSPEMLAFLSQSHGACDRGLGYLLGSQEAFGGWYGRWGVNYIFGTSAALCALAYFADRKGVRGKMAAGADWLRSRQNPDGGWGELLESYDNKALAGRGRSTPSQTAWALQGLLELEDPRGEVVEAGVNWLLRHQVTSPSRNSGRVSATWPEDDYTATGFPGHFYLKYELYCHYFPMMALARYRSCIQDGA; translated from the exons ATGACGGCAA CGTCAGACGACAACAACCCACTCTTCAAAGAGTCGTGTCAGGCGCTGGACCATGCCACCGAGTTTGCCAGAGACACCCTCGTCAACAAGGAGCACTGGTGCGGGTGGGTGCTCTCCAACGTGACGGTCACGGCAGAATGGATTTTCCTGCAGTACATCCTGGGGCTGGAGATGAGCAATGAGGACCGAAGGGGCTTCTTGAAGCATTTTACGTCGTCGCAGAGGCCCGACGGCAGCTGGTCCCTCGCCACGCAGACCACGACCGGGGGAGAGCTCTCCTGCACCATCGAGGCCTACCTTGCCCTCAAGATCCTGGGCGTCAGCCCCGAGGAGGACTACATGGTTCGCGCGCGCGACTACGTCCGGAGCCACGGGGGAGCCGAGAAGATGCGCATGCTCAGCAGGTTCCACCTGGCCATGTTTGGGCTGATCCCGTGGGCGGCGGTGCCCCAGATGCCGCCCGAGCTCATCTTCATGCCGTCGTGGTCCCTGGTCAACATTTACAAGTTCTCGTCCTGGGCCCGCTGCAACATTGTCGGCCTCTGCATGCTGCGGGTGCACGAGCCGCTCTATGCCCTCCCCAACGGCAAGCAGCTGGACAATGACTACCTCGACGAGCTGTGGCTGGACCCCTACCACAAGGCCATCCCTTATACGGTGCCGTACTTGCAGCTGATGCAGACCTCGCCGCTGGGCGTCTTGTTCCAGCTGGGCGACCTGTTCCTGTGGTTGCTGTCGTTCCTGGGCTTCTGGTTCCTGCGGCGGTGGGCTGTCTCGAGCAGCATACAGTGGACGCTGGACCACCAGGAACCGTCGGGCGACTGGGGCGGCATCTACCCGCCGATGCACCACAACATCCTGGCGCTGATGCTCGAGGGCTGGAGCCAGGACGACCCCGTCATTCAGAGGGGCATCGGGGCCTGCCAGAGGTTCCTGGCCGAGGACCCGGCCCACGGCAAGTGGATGCAGCCCAGCGTCTCGCCCGTGTGGGACACCTTTTTGATGATTCGCGCCGTGGCCGACGCCAAGACCACTGATGACGCCGACAAGCTGCTGGTCAAGCCCGTCGACTGGGTTCTGGCTCAGCAGATCGACGACGACCACATTGGCGACTGGCGCATCTACCGACCCGATATCCCCGCCGGCGGCTTCGCCTTTGAGTACTTTAACAAGTGGTACCCGGACGTCGACGACACCGCCGTGGGCGTCGTCGCCCTCATGCGCCACGACCCCAGCCTCGTCAACGACGACCGGATCCTCAAGGCCGCCGCCTGGACTCTCGGCATGCAGAACCGCGATTTCGGCTGGGCCGCCTTTGACGCCGACAACAACGCCTTTTACCTGCACGCCACCCCCTTTTCCGACATGGACAGCCTCACCGACAGCTCCACACCCGACGTCACGGGCCACGTGCTCGAGATGCTGGGGCTCATGTACCGGCTGGAGCGGCAGGGCCGGGTCAAGAGCCCCGAGATGCTCGCGTTCCTGTCGCAGTCGCACGGGGCCTGCGACAGGGGCCTCGGGTACCTTCTGGGCTCGCAGGAGGCGTTTGGCGGCTGGTACGGCCGGTGGGGCGTCAACTACATCTTTGGCACCAGCGCGGCGCTGTGCGCGTTGGCCTACTTTGCGGACCGCAAGGGCGTGAGGGGCAAGATGGCGGCGGGCGCCGACTGGCTGCGGTCGCGGCAGAACCCCGACGGCGGCTGGGGCGAGCTGCTCGAGTCGTACGACAACAAGGCGCTGGCCGGCAGGGGGAGGTCGACGCCCTCGCAGACCGCGTGGGCGCTGCAGGGCCTGCTGGAGCTCGAGGACCCGCGCGGCGAAGTCGTCGAGGCCGGCGTCAACTGGCTGCTCCGCCACCAGGTCACCAGCCCCagccgcaactcgggccgcGTCTCGGCCACCTGGCCCGAGGACGACTACACCGCCACCGGCTTCCCCGGCCACTTTTATCTCAAGTACGAGCTCTACTGCCACTACTTTCCCATGATGGCCCTGGCTAGATATAGGAGTTGCATTCAGGACGGTGCCTAG